The Candidatus Omnitrophota bacterium genome window below encodes:
- a CDS encoding response regulator, which translates to MEKKKILLVDDEVDFLQLLKLRLEANDYNVITAMNGKEALEKFKREKPDMLILDVMMPEINGLEVLREIRKDDQKIPIFIITAFSNEERFKEANQFNASGFIMKTSDLQTEIDKISNTLGIAPKHKK; encoded by the coding sequence ATGGAAAAGAAAAAAATATTGCTGGTGGATGATGAGGTAGATTTTTTGCAGTTATTAAAACTTAGATTAGAGGCCAATGACTATAACGTTATTACTGCGATGAATGGTAAGGAGGCTTTGGAAAAATTTAAACGGGAAAAGCCGGACATGCTTATTCTTGACGTAATGATGCCGGAAATAAATGGCCTTGAAGTTTTAAGGGAAATAAGAAAAGATGACCAGAAAATACCTATATTTATAATTACGGCATTCAGTAATGAAGAAAGATTTAAAGAAGCTAATCAATTTAATGCCTCTGGGTTCATTATGAAGACCAGCGATCTACAAACTGAGATAGATAAGATAAGCAATACTTTGGGGATAGCGCCAAAGCATAAAAAATGA
- a CDS encoding HEAT repeat domain-containing protein, whose protein sequence is MYNYHADLIWVIDRILFFLVILLGLFTIFYSLAQEYYWKKRARTLLNIKRNIYELVSSGKRSDNKVCLPIVSEITQQQFLDVATNRNREVVFFNEAEQNILKECFVSVEKLAAIEKTAVSSWSKWRRVEAILTLGYAQIDSSVNTLKKTINDLDTDISYFSIIALGQIKNIPSARILLDFIRKRLFYRYRILSLLESFPSEIATEVIGLVNNMNHEIRSWSVKLICKLKASQYSDKIEELTRDKSAQVRACATDCLGEFGSKDSAGAIVKCLADDSWMVRVSSVKALFKVLGKNGLPEIMSRINDGSLSVIESVKALMTENIDLCLSYVEKFLYGNDEIARRVCVESLEASGYIIKLFRNILTAEHEKDKDVATGLLKGLIISRAYAGLQGSLLILSADERSRLLDIIRYLDKAAANILEKDIAGDKG, encoded by the coding sequence ATGTATAATTATCATGCGGATTTAATTTGGGTTATTGATAGAATACTATTTTTTCTAGTAATCCTATTAGGGTTATTTACTATTTTTTATTCGCTAGCCCAAGAATACTACTGGAAAAAACGCGCCCGCACCCTATTAAATATTAAGAGGAATATTTATGAGTTAGTTTCTTCCGGCAAGCGTTCGGATAATAAGGTATGCCTGCCGATAGTCTCTGAAATTACTCAACAACAGTTTCTTGATGTAGCTACTAACAGAAACAGGGAAGTAGTTTTTTTCAACGAGGCCGAACAAAATATCCTAAAAGAGTGTTTTGTTTCAGTTGAGAAATTGGCCGCGATAGAAAAAACAGCGGTCTCTTCCTGGAGTAAATGGCGCCGCGTTGAGGCTATTTTAACTTTAGGGTATGCCCAAATTGATTCGTCCGTAAACACCCTTAAGAAAACAATTAATGATTTAGATACTGATATTTCGTATTTTTCAATTATTGCGCTTGGCCAGATTAAAAATATTCCATCCGCTAGAATTCTTTTGGATTTTATTAGAAAACGCCTTTTTTACCGCTACAGGATACTTTCGCTCTTAGAGTCATTTCCTTCTGAAATAGCCACTGAGGTTATTGGGCTGGTTAACAATATGAATCATGAAATTAGGAGTTGGTCGGTTAAACTTATTTGTAAACTTAAGGCCTCGCAGTATTCTGACAAAATAGAGGAGCTTACAAGGGATAAATCTGCACAAGTGCGCGCTTGTGCAACTGATTGCCTAGGTGAATTTGGCAGTAAAGATTCGGCAGGGGCGATCGTAAAATGTCTTGCTGATGATTCCTGGATGGTCAGGGTTTCTTCGGTAAAGGCGCTTTTTAAGGTTTTGGGTAAAAACGGCCTTCCTGAAATTATGAGTAGGATTAACGACGGGTCTCTTTCGGTGATAGAGAGCGTAAAGGCTCTGATGACCGAGAATATAGATTTATGCCTTTCTTATGTGGAAAAGTTCCTGTATGGTAATGATGAAATAGCCAGAAGGGTCTGCGTAGAATCACTGGAAGCATCAGGTTACATTATTAAGTTGTTTAGGAATATATTAACGGCCGAGCATGAAAAAGATAAAGATGTGGCTACTGGCTTGCTAAAAGGCTTAATAATTTCTCGCGCTTATGCCGGGCTCCAAGGGTCATTATTAATTCTTTCAGCAGATGAACGCAGCAGGCTCTTGGATATTATAAGGTATCTAGATAAGGCGGCTGCGAATATTTTAGAAAAAGATATTGCAGGAGACAAAGGTTGA
- a CDS encoding GDP-mannose 4,6-dehydratase has translation MNDSHILVIDDDKEATALISVRLKRHGFQVSVVNIPEEAIEFLKKDVPDLVILDLVMPGIDGYEILRKIRLDETTKAVPVIVLTAKSDQSDRVNAFNMGAQDYITKPYEPEEFLARIKAALRRVNHEVVTKKIKNVLITGGAGFIGSALARRLLAEEYKITVIDDFSTGSRENIQDMLNNKNFNLIVGSITDETILSKAIEESDLIYHLAATVGVKNVIEKPLDTVIYDTIGTSIILKYASSKGVKVVLTSTSEVYGKSNKYPFKEDDDVVIGPPDVNRWSYACSKLLDEFFAIGYYRERGLPVVIVRFFNIVGPRQVGRYGMVIPRFFKSALQNQPIYVYGNGKQSRCFTYIDDAINIILKLAQNQQAVGQVINLGSNNLISIKDLACEIKRITKSSSKIVFEPYQKYYGNRFEDIKKRIPDLTKLKKISGVTPETTIPQILKKMKDYFEENPKELDRI, from the coding sequence ATGAATGATTCGCATATTTTGGTTATTGATGACGATAAAGAAGCAACAGCTTTGATTTCCGTAAGACTAAAACGCCATGGTTTCCAAGTATCTGTCGTCAATATTCCGGAGGAGGCGATTGAATTCCTAAAGAAAGATGTGCCTGATCTTGTAATTCTTGATTTAGTAATGCCAGGGATAGACGGTTATGAAATTTTACGTAAAATCCGGCTTGATGAAACTACTAAAGCAGTTCCTGTTATAGTGCTTACCGCAAAATCGGACCAATCGGACAGGGTGAATGCGTTTAATATGGGCGCGCAGGATTATATTACCAAGCCTTACGAGCCAGAGGAGTTTTTGGCAAGGATTAAAGCCGCGCTAAGAAGGGTAAATCATGAGGTGGTTACGAAGAAAATTAAGAATGTATTGATTACCGGAGGCGCAGGATTTATTGGCTCGGCTTTGGCAAGGCGGCTTCTGGCCGAAGAATATAAAATAACCGTTATCGATGATTTTTCTACCGGAAGCAGAGAAAATATTCAGGATATGCTTAATAATAAGAATTTTAATCTGATAGTCGGCTCAATAACCGACGAGACGATATTGAGCAAGGCGATAGAAGAGAGTGATTTAATTTATCATTTGGCCGCCACTGTTGGGGTTAAAAATGTGATTGAGAAGCCGCTGGATACCGTTATCTATGATACTATCGGTACCAGTATTATCTTAAAATATGCTTCATCAAAAGGCGTAAAGGTGGTTTTAACATCGACTTCAGAAGTATATGGCAAATCTAATAAGTATCCTTTTAAAGAAGATGATGATGTTGTGATTGGGCCTCCTGACGTGAACAGATGGAGTTATGCCTGTTCGAAATTACTGGATGAATTTTTTGCTATTGGATATTATCGTGAAAGAGGGCTGCCGGTTGTAATTGTCAGGTTTTTTAATATAGTCGGCCCCAGGCAGGTGGGCCGTTACGGGATGGTTATCCCGAGGTTTTTTAAGAGCGCCTTACAAAATCAGCCTATCTATGTATATGGAAATGGGAAACAGTCTCGGTGTTTTACTTATATTGATGACGCTATAAATATAATACTGAAACTTGCACAGAATCAACAGGCTGTTGGCCAGGTTATTAATCTTGGCTCCAATAACCTGATTTCAATTAAGGATCTGGCTTGTGAAATAAAGCGCATTACTAAAAGTTCTTCTAAAATAGTCTTTGAGCCGTATCAGAAATATTACGGCAACAGGTTTGAGGATATAAAAAAGAGGATTCCGGACTTAACTAAATTAAAGAAGATTTCCGGAGTTACCCCTGAGACTACGATACCGCAGATACTTAAGAAGATGAAAGATTATTTTGAAGAGAACCCGAAAGAGCTGGATAGAATATAG